The genomic DNA AAGCATCCATCTGCCCATTCATCCACCCAACTTTCCATCTACCCAGCAAACtatccatccacctatccatctgTCCAGCTACCTGTCTAtgcatccatccttccatccatccatccatccatccttccaccaCCTGGACATCCTGGACTCTGGAGCAGGGTCTCCAGCTTGGCGAAGTCAGCCTGGACAGTCAAGGGCAGCAAAGGACATGTCCTGGTTGCTGTCCATTGAACACAAGCCAGGGAGGATCTCCAAGCCAGGCCTTCTCCCCCTAGACACAAAGGCTTTGCTTCTTGCCTGAGAACTCTTCTATGCACTAGACCCTGACCAGGTGTAGCCCCCACTACCTCGGCTTATACTGTGGGACACACTTTGCTCACTACTTCCACCTTCTTGGATGGTTATTTGGACATGGAATTGTTCATCATATGGCATCGACCATTTTTTAAGCCCTTCCTATCTGCCAGGAACCTGCTAGGTCCTTTATCACTTCATTTTCACAAAGGCGCCATGAGGCAGATACTAGGCCAACCCCCATTTTCGAGAGATtggaactaaggcacagagaggtaaagtgccttgtccagggtcacacagcgaGTGCATGGGAGAGCTCAGGCCTGCAGGCCCTTCGTATAACCTTGCAGAAAACAGAACTCTCCTCTCTGAAGGATGCTTGCAGGGTGTGCGTGGGATGCAATGCAAGGAGGTGTAACCCAGGCCTCCGAGGGCCGAAAGGATGCTGAAAACTGAGCATGTGGTCAGCGTGAATGGTTCCAATGAGCCCTTTGCACGCCTGACCACCTGGCTGGCGTGCACTTGTCTCTCAGCCCTGGCCTTTCTTAGATCCTCAGACTCGCTCAGGCTGTGCacaggctgctccctctgcctgcagaGCCGCCCTCCCTTCACGCGGTCTCTCCCTTGTCCCCTGGTTTGGGCACATGCCCCCCAGTCATAGTTAGGCGTCCTCTGCTCCCTCTAGGCAGCCTGCTGGGAGTTTCTCTCCACCGTCGTACTGGGTGTGCGTCTCCCCCCAGGTGCAATTTGCCAGGAGGCAGGGGCTGGTTCCCAGGACCCAGGAAAGCCCCTAGCaggtactccacagatgactgctGACGATTCAGCCCCTGACATTTTCTCCAATTTCTTGCCGCCCATACTCTCTCCAGGGGCTGCCGACCCCTGCCACCCTCATATGGCCTCCACTCAGCATATCCTGCCAGATTCTGGTGCCTAGAACTCTCCAAGTTCACAGCTGCTCCCTGCCAAGGAGCACAGCGCCCCTCCGGGGCTAAGCCTGGTTTAAACCCATGAACAATGCCTAGAATGCTGCCCTGTCCCCTCATCTCCCCCGTGAAGCCTCTCTGATGCCCCGACAGGACCCCCGGCACTGGAGTCTGTCTGCTGACCCTTTCTGAGTTAGATGTGCCTCAGAGCAGGGCCCCCAGGGCAGACAGGGTCTGGCGTGGTCCCAGGAATACATGAATGGATGGCCACAAGTCCCGAGAGAGGCCAGAACCACTCGCTCAGGTGGCAGGTGTCTGGTGGGATCTGGTTCCCTGGGACAAAGCCTGGGGCAGGGGACAGGTGAATAAATCATGAGGGGCCGGAGCAAGGCGGGGGCAGGAAGACTGACCTCATTCTGGGAGGTGAGGAGCAGGCGGCTGGGTGGGAAGCAGACTGGGGGCGTGACCAGGGGGACAAGAGGCCTTGTGGGGGCTGCCAGCCCACCCTCAGCCTCGTGCCCGAGGAGCAGGAGGTTGGAGGTCATCAGAAGCTGGGTGTTCAGTGTTGGCAGGACGTAGGGCAGAGCAGGGGTGCCCTGGGGCTCTGGGTGGGGAGAAGCAGGCAgaaggggtggggcctgggggggGCACCCAGGAGCCGGCCTGGGAGAGCGGGTGGGGAAACAGAACGAGCCCGGGTGAGCAGACAGAAGGTCAGACAGATGAACGTGAGAGTGTCCCGCGACAAGGGGAGGGAACTGGTAGAGAGACGGGCATGTGGGGGCAGAGAGACCCACAGAGGAAAGCTGGACAGAGGGCGGCAGGGGCAGGGGTGCTGAGGGAGGGCCTGCAGGGGAGACAGGCACAGAAGGCACCCACAGAGCAGAGGGCGCAGACATTGAGAAGGAAACAGGGAAGGAGGgtgtggggagatgcccagagaCCAGGGGCCTCAGAGGCCAGGCAACCTGGGGTCTGCAGGGACGGTGTTGCGGAGCCCCGCAGTGCGTTCTGGGGCCATGATGATGGCTGGAGGGTGGTGGGGTGCAGGAGGCCTGGGGTCTCTGTGAGGGGCTGGGCGAGGGTCCCGGGAGCTCGGGAAGATACGGGACTTGGGAGGTCTGGGGCCCGACCAGCCCGTGGAACAAGAAATAGGGAAGAGTACAGGGACCTCGTGGGGCCAGCCCCACACATGCCCACTAGGCCCCCCTCCCACAGGAGCGGGGACACCGGAGTGAGGCAGTGTCCCTCAGCCAGAAGGAGGTGCCCACCCTGGTGTCCATGGCCCTTTCCCAGGGCTTGGAAGATGGCAGTCTCCCTGTGGGGGACCCCAGCCCCTCTGAGGGCactccagggcccagccagacCCCCGCCAGCCCAGCAGCCACCAGGCGGCGGGCGCTCCTCCGGGAGCTCGAGGCCCTGGTGCAGGCAGCCTATGGGCAGGTAAACGGGCAGGGGTGTGGGGCTGTCATCAACCAGGGGCCCTGAGGGTACAACGGGTGTCCCACACGCGAACCGGGGCCCTTTAGGATAGCCTGAGGGGCGGAGCCCCGGCAGGAGCCCTTGGACATGCGTGTTGATGGACGGGTCAGTGGGTCAATCAGCCACCCGGGAAGGAGGCTGGCgtccctccccacctctgccctcctggagcctGGCTCCCGGCACACAGGGCGCAGTCTGCTCTCCTCCGCTCCTGGCCTGAGTGCAGGGGTCGGGCGGCTGGTGAGGGCAGGCGGGCAGGGCAGGCCCTCTGAGTGGGAGCCCGGGGCCtggcaggggcaggcaggggcttCCGGGGCTGCGCAGACGTCGCCTCCTTGCTCAGGACGGGCTTTGGGGGAGCGTCTGCCGAGCTCATACCGCCTGGTATCATCTGCCATTCCGAGGAGAGAGATGCCCCAGCTGGCCTGGTCCACTGGGCACCTGGCTTCCCCCTCCCAGGTCCAGGCCCTGCTTCTGAAGACATTAAATTTTCCTGATTGGGAGAGAGTAGGGGTAGGGATTGGGGAGAAGGCTGATGGAGAGGGGGTGTCTGGCAGACCCTAGGAGTGGGCATGGGACGGCCGTGCCTACCAGGGCCCTCTCAGTAACCCCCCTCACCAGCAGAGATGCTCAGAGATAATCCCGGATCAGGGCCCAAGCCCCTGGGCCCAGAACTCCCCGCCTGCCCACCCGCCCCTGATCTTCCCCACAAAACGCTAGGAAAACCCCCTGCAGTGCTCCCAGCCTCTCCCTGGGAGCACAGGGGCATAGCAGGAGCCCCCAGTGCCGCCAAGGCCTGCCCTGGGCTGCTCCCCAGGACTCCAGGCCCCGCATGTTCCAAGGGCCCATGGGAAACTGTGCCAAGCGGCCTCAACCCCGGGGCCCTAAGGTAGGATGGCTAAGGCTGGGCTGGACCCTGGAGGGCCCGGTGGGGGGACAGAGCCCTGTGAGAGGGCCGGGCTGGGCCTAGAGGTGGGGCCCAGCATGGGGTGAAGGTGCTGGCTCCCCCTGCCCTCGCCCACCGAGATCTCCCCTGGGCGCCCCCAGACTCCGGCCCGTCCTGCTCTTGGCCCCACAGACCCCTGTGCCCCCTGCCCTTGCTGGTCAGCCTTGACCTGGGAGACGCAGAGACTGAGTTCGTGGTCTCACTCTGCCACTGGCTTTCTGCATGACCTTGGCCAAACCTCCTgccttttctgggcctcagcttgCCCAGCTGAGGGAGAGGTGGACCTTGCCGGCCCAGgatgtgggtggggaggagggggcactGCCCTTGCTCATGGCCGGCTCTGCTGCAGGACGGCTGGCAGTGGCCTGGCTGCCCCCCAGGGGACTCCCGCCCcggcccaggccccagccccaagCCCGAAGAGCAGGGCGGCCCTGGGCCGGGCATCCAGGGCTGTGCGGTGCTCAGCCGCCCGGTGGGGCCCGCCTGCATCTTCCTCCGGGCCAGCATCGCTGCCACCCAGCTCGTGTGAACAGCTGCCCACCGGCCTGCctgcccccgcccctgccccccacTTTGCCTTTCCTTAAGGAATGGGGGGAGGATGGACTGGGGACACTGGAGCAAAGTCACACAGatccgggggtggggggcagggagcagcGGAGAAACAAATGAGATCAACCATCGCGGAGCCCCAGGGAGACGCccagggaagggagaaaaggggCAGAGAGAGACCCAGAGAACCACCAGCAACAGCCCCCAGGAGGGTGGGCGGGGGTCACAGGGTTCTGCGGAGGGATAGCGAGCAAGGGAGACACAGTGACCCTGAGGCCCGCAGGGCCACGCCTGAGGTTCTGCCCAACCCCAGACCCACCTCTGGCAAGTGAGCTCCGTGCCCTAGAAGCGCAGGGTGGCAGGGGTCGGCCCTAGGGGAGGTCTGGGCAGAGGGGCAGCGAGGGGGGACCAAAGAGGCCTGCACAGTGAGCAGGGGGGTGTGGGTGGATACGGTCTGAGCAGCATCAGGGGACGCAGGCCCTGTGCACGCATGCTGTGGGGGGCTGAGTGGGGCGCCCCAAAGAGCAGGGAGGAAGGGGTACAAGGCCCTCACAGTGACCCAGGAAgttcttaccttctctgtgcccccTCAGGACCGGGAGCTGCGGCCAGAGGAGATTGAAGGTAAAGAGTTTGGGGAAGAACCACAGGTTTGGGGGGGTTGGGtatgggggggcatggggtggggaAACGGGGCGGGGGCCTCAGCAGTCTCCAGGAGGAACTAGGAGCAAGAAGAAGGCCACGGGGACCCGTGCCAGGACAGAGGACAAGACGGAGCGGGGAGGAGCTGACGGAACCCCCAGCTGTCTGTTCCCTTGCCTCATCTGCAAGGCAGGTCACGGGCTTCAGGGAACACCtcctgtgtgtccactgtgtgcTTGGCCCTGTGCTGAGCACTGGGAAATGTGCAAACTGGACAGATAAGACCCATGTCTTCTGAAGACAGATGTCATTAAGTCAGCTCTAAGTACAAATGGTGCTAAGTGCTGTCAAGGAAATAACCTATGGGCTGGAGGGGACAAAATTTAGAGGGAAGGCTTCTTTGAGTAGGTGACATAAGGACCAAAGAGGAGAGGAGAGTGTTCCAGAATATGAGCTCTATGAGCTCAGGGAtttgtttctctctcctcttccctgcctccctccctcctttttccttccttccttctttccttccctaccATATTCCCAGTACCTAAAACAGCTtggcacatagcagatgctcCTTCAGTATTTGCTAAAAGAATGCATAAATAGTATGTGCAAGGGCCCTGAGGCAGTAAAGAGAAGCTGATGTTTAGAAGGCCTGATTGGCCCAAGGGGAGAAGGGTGGGCTGACCCAGGCTGGGGTCAGAGGGGATGCAGGGGAAGGACTGACTCCACCCTACCTGGCAGAGCTGCAGGCTGCCTTCCAGGAGTTTGACCGAGACCGGGATGGCTACATCGGCTACCGGGAGCTGGGCGCCTGCATGCGGACACTGGGCTACATGCCCACAGAGATGGAGCTCATCGAGATTTCACAGCGAGTCAGTATGTGCCTCagacctgccccacccccaggtcCCCAGAGGTCATGGCCATGGCCAGGGCAGCTGGGCGTCCTGGGGACCAGAGGGGCCTGCACAGGCTGGCTTCCAGAGCCAGGGCCCAGGACTCGGTCATCTCAGTGCTAGTTCTCCTCCAGAGAGTTTTCCCACCCTTAGGAGGTGGGTGGGACACAGGCCATTAGTGCCATgtttagatgaggaaactgagtctcagaaaggTTAAATGGCCTGTggaaggccacacagccaggtcACTGGAGCCAGGATTGACCCCAGTTGAACTGGTCAGGAAAGTGAAGGAAGCTGTCAGGAGACATGGCTGACCAGCCTGTTGGGCCTAGAGGAGGGCAGGGCCCATGTCGTGGGGCAGGGGGGAGGCCAGGAGCACAGGGatgaggccagaagggagggcagagggcagggcagggctgggcaggggtctCGTCTCGGATGGCCCCGTGTCTCCAACGGCATGGCCCCCAGGCGGCGGGAAGGTGGACTTTGGAGACTTCGTGGAGCTGATGGGCCCCAAGCTGCTGGCAGAGACAGCGGACATGATCGGCGTCAGGGAGCTGCGGGACGCCTTTCGGGAGGTGCGCTCCCTGGGGCTGGAAGGCAGGGGGTGCCCACGGGGCTGCTGTCGGGGGTTGCCTACAGGGCTACTGTAGGGGGGGTGCCTAGGGGGCCGCTGTTGGGGGGGTGCCTACAGGGCCGCTGTGGGGGGGTGCCTATGGAGCCGCTGTGGGGGGGTGCCTACGGGGCTGCTGTGAGTGGGGTGCCTACAGGGCTGCTGTAGGGGGATGCCTATGGGGCCGCTGTGGGAGGTTGCCTACAGGGTCGCTGTGAGGGGGATGCCTACGGGGCCACTGTGGGGGGGTACCTACGGGGCCGCTGCGGGGGTAGGCGCTGAGCTGAGTGAATGATTTGGTCAGTGACCCCATGCAATGACCAATGTCACTACAGTTCGACGCCAATGGGGATGGCTGCATCAGCTTGGGGGAGCTCCGGGCAGCCCTCAAGGCCCTGCTAGGGGAGCGCCTCAGCCCGCGAGAGGTGGATGAGATCCTCCACGACATTGACCTCAATGGGGACGGCCTGGTCGACTTTGAAGGTACTGCCCACCACCCACCGTGGTCAGCACCATGCACCCTGGCAGGATTTTAACAGATAGAGAGGCGAGAAAGGGAGCATCAGCACCGTGCGCCTGGCCCTGGGCTTCACCTGTGTCCTCCCCCAGCGAATGATCACGAGAATCCAGGAGGAaggaactattattatccccagagGCATAAGGAGGGTTCTTAGAAAGTGTGGGTTCCTGGCAACAGAAGTGGGTGGAGCCAAGATTCGAATCCAGGGGCCTGGCCAGAGCGCAGCCCTTCCCCTAACTGCATTCCCACCGAGGGAAAACAAGGGTTAAATAACAACAGGGAGTCCAGGAAAATAGGTATGTAGAAATTCTCCAAAGTAGGCCTCAGCATTGCTCCTGAGATTCCTAGTGgccaaaaaaagaggaaaacaggtTCAGTTACAAGATTTTCTTGTCCCTAAGACAAAACCCCTCTTCCCCAGGCTACCAGCCCATTCCCTGTCAGGCCCAGAGGACCCCCTTGCAGGCCTTTCCCTTGACTGCACTCCCTCCTACCTCAAGGCCCCTTTTCTGGTCTCACCCCTAATGGGGTCCAGAGAGCAGACCCGAAATCGTGGCTTTGTCTTAGCAGAGTTTGTGCGAATGATGTCTCGCTGAGCCCACACGGATGCCAGAGGCAGCCCGGGACTCGGAACCGCAGCCACTGCCCGCCCATGTGCTCCTGGAATCCCACTGCCTCCGGCTGGCAGCCTCCGCCCCGGTGGGCTCTGCCCTCACCCCGCTCCTGCTCCTCCACCAAGCCCCCTTGCCCAGATCTGTCTCTCTCATAATAAAGGATCGCTGAGCCCAGGTGGATGGCTTTCGCCCCACTTGTTCACCCTGGAGGACCCAGTATTTGACCGCCAAAAGTTGAGTCCTGGGCCACAAGCCCCCTCGATTGTGAACTCCAGGTGGGCGGGGGCCCTCCTTAGATCCTGGGCCCAGCCCAGAGCAAGTGTCAGAAAGTAACCCTtctcccagagctggggtgtgtgCTGGCCACTCATCCTGTGAATGATGCCTGCCAGACCCAGGTGGACATTAGAGGGTGAAACAAGTGCCCAGGGGCTTTTCCCAAGCCCCGTCTCACTGACTCTTGGCAGGCGCTGCTCAGAGCTCCCTGGGAAAGACCGTGCCGGGCATGGGGGCGGAATGAATGAGCTGACAGGCTCTGGCTGTCGGTCCCTTCAGGATACATCTCAGCTGATGCCTCGCCCTTCCCAGGAGCTATTGACCACGGACTGAGCACAGCGGGGCTGGGATGTGCCCATTTCTGCCTAACTTGAGGCTCCCCTCATAGCTGGCCCCCTTTAGGCAGTGGGCTGTGGTCAGGCTGGCCTTGGGTCGGAGGCTCTTCGGCCCAATCCCACCCCCAAGGCCTGTTCCATTCCTGCATTCCCGACTCATCCCAGTGTCTGCCTCATCTCTTCCTGGGAGACCCAGTGCCACACCTCCTCATCCCAACCTTGCCATGGTCATCAAAGACCCACTTCAGATTGAGAAAACTGAGAAGTCGAGATTAAGCAACTTGCTAGAGCTCAtgcagccccacccccactcaccCCCACCGCCACTGCTCCTCTCCCATCCATGTCACATGCTCCAGAATATTCTTCCTAAAATTTTGCATTTTGTCACACAGTTCAGGAGCTGGCCATGATCCCCCATGACTCCCGTTGCCCACGCAGTCCCTTTGCCTGGTTCCAGAAGGTTCCAGGAGGATGAGGGGCtggcacagaatcacacacaatTAGGCTCAGCAGAAGTGGGACTTGCACCCAGGCCCAGAGACTCTAAAATCACTGTGCCAACAAGAGAAGGTGTCTCAAGGTCAGAGTGGACCCAGGAAGGGCCTCATCCTCTTCTAGCTACAGCAGAGGCCTGGTCTGCACTGCCTGACCAGCCACTGTTCCAGCCCACTGGGCGGGGGGATGAGCCTTGACCTCCTAGTCAGAAAGGGATGGGAGCTCTCAGCGTCTGCGCCGGTGCTCACCAACAAGACGGCCTTGGGACAGAGCGGGCAGGAGCCACAGTGCCTTGCGCAGCTGGAGCCGGGACACCAAGGTGCTAGGGCTGGCTGCAGCTCCAACATCACAAGCCTGGCATATCCCAGTCAATCCCTGATCCTCAGTTAGGCGATACGGCAGGCCTGGAATGAGGAGCAGGTT from Manis pentadactyla isolate mManPen7 chromosome 9, mManPen7.hap1, whole genome shotgun sequence includes the following:
- the CABP2 gene encoding calcium-binding protein 2 isoform X2; this encodes MALSQGLEDGSLPVGDPSPSEGTPGPSQTPASPAATRRRALLRELEALVQAAYGQDRELRPEEIEELQAAFQEFDRDRDGYIGYRELGACMRTLGYMPTEMELIEISQRVSGGKVDFGDFVELMGPKLLAETADMIGVRELRDAFREFDANGDGCISLGELRAALKALLGERLSPREVDEILHDIDLNGDGLVDFEAEFVRMMSR
- the CABP2 gene encoding calcium-binding protein 2 isoform X3, whose amino-acid sequence is MALSQGLEDGSLPVGDPSPSEGTPGPSQTPASPAATRRRALLRELEALVQAAYGQDRELRPEEIEELQAAFQEFDRDRDGYIGYRELGACMRTLGYMPTEMELIEISQRVSGGKVDFGDFVELMGPKLLAETADMIGVRELRDAFREFDANGDGCISLGELRAALKALLGERLSPREVDEILHDIDLNGDGLVDFEEFVRMMSR
- the CABP2 gene encoding calcium-binding protein 2 isoform X1 translates to MFQGPMGNCAKRPQPRGPKDGWQWPGCPPGDSRPGPGPSPKPEEQGGPGPGIQGCAVLSRPVGPACIFLRASIAATQLDRELRPEEIEELQAAFQEFDRDRDGYIGYRELGACMRTLGYMPTEMELIEISQRVSGGKVDFGDFVELMGPKLLAETADMIGVRELRDAFREFDANGDGCISLGELRAALKALLGERLSPREVDEILHDIDLNGDGLVDFEEFVRMMSR